One genomic segment of Rhizobium gallicum bv. gallicum R602sp includes these proteins:
- a CDS encoding carbohydrate ABC transporter permease, which translates to MSQAENAVDVVPLKRPVRWHIGVFLLPAIVVYSAIMILPLIETLRLSFYNVVDGVPAFVGLANYKVLFGDPRWAHDFWNALVNNLIFFAIHMCVQNPIGVALAALLSTPRLRFVAFYRTAMFLPTLLSFVIVGFIWKLILSPIWGVAPWLMSLVGMKSFFAPWLGQSGPALVAVSLISNWQYIGIPMMLIYAALLSIPEEVIEAAECDGITGWAQFWKIKLPLILPAIGIISILTFVGNFNAFDLIYTVQGALAGPNMSTDILGTLLYRTFFGFQLQLGDRSMGATIATTMFLIILAGVSFYLFAIQRRMRRYQF; encoded by the coding sequence ATGAGCCAAGCTGAAAACGCTGTCGACGTGGTTCCGCTCAAGCGCCCGGTGCGCTGGCATATCGGCGTCTTTCTTCTCCCGGCGATCGTCGTCTACTCGGCGATCATGATCCTGCCGTTGATCGAAACGCTCCGGCTTTCGTTCTACAATGTGGTTGACGGCGTGCCCGCCTTCGTTGGCCTTGCGAACTACAAGGTGCTGTTCGGCGATCCGCGCTGGGCGCATGATTTCTGGAATGCGCTCGTCAACAACCTGATCTTTTTCGCCATTCATATGTGCGTGCAGAACCCGATCGGCGTTGCACTTGCAGCGCTTCTGTCCACGCCGCGGCTGCGTTTCGTCGCCTTCTACCGCACGGCGATGTTCCTGCCGACGCTGCTTTCCTTCGTGATCGTCGGCTTCATCTGGAAGCTGATCCTCTCGCCGATCTGGGGCGTTGCACCCTGGCTGATGAGCCTTGTTGGCATGAAATCCTTCTTCGCGCCCTGGCTCGGCCAGTCCGGCCCGGCGCTGGTCGCCGTCTCGCTGATTTCCAACTGGCAATATATCGGCATCCCGATGATGCTGATATACGCGGCGCTGCTCAGCATTCCCGAAGAGGTGATCGAGGCGGCGGAATGCGACGGCATCACCGGCTGGGCACAGTTCTGGAAGATCAAGCTGCCGCTCATCCTGCCGGCGATCGGCATCATCTCGATCCTGACCTTCGTCGGCAATTTCAACGCCTTCGACTTGATCTACACGGTGCAGGGCGCGCTTGCCGGCCCGAATATGTCGACCGACATTCTGGGAACATTGCTTTATCGCACCTTCTTCGGCTTCCAGCTGCAGCTCGGCGACCGCTCCATGGGAGCGACGATCGCGACGACGATGTTCCTAATCATTCTCGCTGGCGTCTCTTTCTATCTTTTTGCCATCCAGCGGCGCATGCGCCGGTACCAGTTCTGA
- a CDS encoding DUF4174 domain-containing protein, translating to MLKSIIREIMGPAPRAPVSPDCLKPFIGSKRVLIIFADADDDRAAVQDELLRTSHLRFIEDDIEVFSIAGGGVFPLFEGSYDLDADEIRDDLEGPQPGEFGLVLLDRDGTVKLRSSEPVRPEEIIGALSSMPH from the coding sequence ATGCTAAAATCAATCATACGCGAAATCATGGGTCCGGCGCCGCGTGCGCCCGTTTCGCCGGACTGTCTCAAACCATTCATTGGCTCCAAGCGCGTGCTCATCATATTTGCGGATGCGGATGATGATCGTGCGGCCGTTCAGGACGAGTTGCTACGCACCTCGCATCTGCGTTTCATCGAGGATGATATTGAGGTGTTCAGTATCGCCGGTGGCGGGGTGTTTCCGCTTTTCGAAGGCTCCTACGACCTCGACGCCGATGAAATCCGCGATGACCTCGAAGGACCGCAGCCCGGTGAATTCGGCCTTGTCCTGCTCGACCGCGACGGCACGGTGAAGCTGCGCTCCAGCGAGCCCGTGCGGCCCGAAGAAATCATAGGCGCGCTGTCGTCGATGCCGCACTGA
- a CDS encoding heme-degrading domain-containing protein yields the protein MTIEEDVGRIAEQEKVLSFDAFDLTTAWQLGKLLQELATERALGVAIDVTLHSMPVFYAALPGATPDNVQWIRRKRNMVFRYLKSSYACGLKLQKDGKTVEDNGLSGADYAPHGGSFPINVKGTGCIGAVTVSGLPQRDDHNLVVEALSLMLAKDLDTLRLR from the coding sequence ATGACCATCGAAGAGGATGTCGGCCGGATTGCTGAGCAGGAAAAAGTGCTGAGCTTCGACGCCTTCGATCTAACCACCGCCTGGCAACTCGGCAAGCTCTTGCAGGAACTCGCGACCGAACGCGCCCTTGGCGTGGCAATCGACGTCACGCTGCATTCCATGCCGGTCTTCTACGCGGCGCTGCCGGGCGCAACCCCCGACAACGTCCAGTGGATTCGCCGCAAGCGCAACATGGTATTCCGCTATTTAAAGAGCAGCTATGCCTGTGGCCTGAAGCTGCAGAAGGACGGCAAGACGGTCGAAGACAACGGGCTTTCCGGCGCCGACTACGCGCCGCATGGCGGCAGTTTCCCGATCAACGTCAAGGGAACCGGCTGCATCGGCGCCGTTACGGTTTCAGGCCTGCCGCAGCGCGACGACCACAATCTCGTCGTGGAGGCGCTGTCACTGATGCTGGCGAAGGATTTGGATACGTTGCGCCTGAGATGA
- a CDS encoding BRA0787 family protein, giving the protein MTNALPPLHNGHAPITLQELFREALYAFEEWDTELTEPIVTFEGRVIPISLVFEAMRECDDIVPMNIVGAVTERLTKPWEGEGPLDQMSFSTAARVMRVLVRKRLLANGGADIMAVSSRTAERKPPE; this is encoded by the coding sequence ATGACGAATGCCTTGCCGCCACTTCACAACGGACACGCCCCGATCACCCTTCAGGAATTGTTCCGCGAAGCGCTCTATGCCTTCGAGGAATGGGATACGGAACTTACCGAACCGATTGTCACGTTCGAAGGACGGGTCATTCCGATCAGCCTTGTCTTCGAAGCGATGCGCGAATGCGACGACATCGTGCCGATGAACATTGTCGGCGCCGTCACCGAAAGACTGACCAAACCCTGGGAAGGCGAAGGGCCGCTCGATCAGATGAGCTTCTCGACGGCCGCCCGCGTCATGCGCGTGCTGGTGCGCAAACGCCTTCTTGCCAACGGCGGCGCCGATATAATGGCCGTCTCCAGCCGCACTGCAGAGCGCAAGCCGCCCGAATGA
- a CDS encoding GntR family transcriptional regulator: protein MTDDFASILSPERLQAGGSGPLYVKLRRTLEEAIRAGTLGHGDALPPERDIAEFATVSRVTVRKAIDELVADGLLVRRHGSGTFVAKPVSKVEQRLSQLTSFTEDMARRGMTSRSEWLHKGIHTPSPDEMMNLGLAADVKVSRLSRLRIADDQPLAIENASVSGEFLPDPFVVTTSLYAELERRQVRPVRAVQRISATNMKEADAHLLGVPVGAAGLSIERISYLGSGRAVEFTRSLYRGDAYDFVAELTIG, encoded by the coding sequence ATGACGGATGATTTCGCCAGCATCCTTTCCCCCGAGCGCCTTCAAGCCGGCGGCAGCGGCCCGCTCTATGTCAAGCTGCGCCGCACCCTTGAAGAGGCCATCCGCGCCGGTACGCTCGGCCACGGCGACGCCTTGCCGCCGGAGCGCGACATCGCGGAATTCGCGACCGTCAGCAGGGTCACTGTTCGCAAGGCGATAGACGAACTCGTCGCGGACGGCCTGCTCGTACGTCGCCACGGCTCCGGCACGTTTGTGGCCAAGCCGGTCTCGAAGGTCGAACAGCGTCTGTCCCAGCTCACGTCCTTCACCGAGGATATGGCACGCCGCGGTATGACCTCTCGCTCCGAGTGGCTGCACAAGGGTATCCACACCCCTTCGCCCGACGAGATGATGAACCTCGGCCTGGCTGCCGACGTCAAAGTCTCGCGGCTAAGCCGCCTGCGCATCGCCGACGACCAGCCTCTGGCAATCGAGAATGCCAGTGTCTCCGGCGAATTCCTGCCAGACCCCTTCGTGGTGACGACATCTCTTTATGCCGAACTCGAGCGGCGCCAGGTTCGACCGGTCCGCGCGGTGCAGCGCATCTCAGCCACGAATATGAAGGAAGCCGACGCCCATCTCCTTGGTGTTCCTGTTGGCGCCGCCGGACTATCGATCGAGCGTATCTCCTATCTCGGCTCGGGGCGCGCGGTCGAATTCACCCGCTCGCTTTATCGTGGGGACGCTTATGATTTCGTGGCGGAACTGACGATCGGGTAA
- a CDS encoding carbohydrate ABC transporter permease, with protein MSNRARTSPIRTGLVHLALIGYTLVAVFPVFLTIINSFKDRNAIFRSPLQVPTPSTFSLVGYQTVLGQGDFATYFQNSFIVTVVSIFFVLLFGAMAAFALSEYRFRGNTLVGLYMAIGIMIPIRLGTVAILQGMVAAGLVNTLTALILVYTAQGIPLAIFILSEFMRTVSDDLKNAGRIDGLSEYAIFFRLVLPLVRPAMATVAVFTMIPIWNDLWFPLILAPAESTKTVTLGSQIFIGQFVTNWNAVLAALSLAILPILVLYVIFSRQLIRGITSGAVK; from the coding sequence ATGTCCAATAGAGCACGCACATCGCCGATCCGCACCGGGCTCGTTCACCTGGCTTTGATCGGTTACACGCTCGTCGCCGTCTTTCCGGTGTTTCTCACGATCATCAACTCGTTCAAGGACCGCAACGCGATCTTCCGTTCGCCGCTGCAGGTTCCGACGCCCTCGACCTTCAGCCTGGTCGGCTATCAGACGGTGCTGGGGCAGGGCGACTTCGCGACTTATTTCCAGAATAGCTTCATCGTGACGGTCGTCTCGATCTTCTTTGTGCTGCTGTTCGGCGCGATGGCGGCGTTCGCGCTTTCCGAATACCGCTTCCGCGGCAACACGCTGGTGGGCCTCTACATGGCGATCGGCATCATGATCCCGATCCGTCTTGGCACGGTCGCGATCCTGCAAGGCATGGTGGCGGCAGGTCTCGTCAATACATTGACGGCGCTCATCCTCGTCTATACGGCGCAGGGCATTCCGCTTGCAATCTTCATCCTGTCGGAATTCATGCGCACGGTCTCCGATGACCTGAAGAATGCCGGCCGCATTGACGGGCTTTCCGAATACGCAATCTTCTTCCGGCTGGTGCTGCCGCTCGTGCGCCCGGCGATGGCGACGGTTGCGGTCTTTACGATGATCCCGATCTGGAACGATCTCTGGTTCCCGCTGATCCTGGCGCCGGCCGAATCCACCAAGACCGTAACGCTCGGCTCGCAAATATTCATCGGACAATTCGTCACCAACTGGAACGCGGTCCTGGCTGCGCTGTCGCTGGCGATCCTGCCGATCCTCGTGCTCTACGTCATCTTCTCGCGGCAGCTGATCCGCGGCATCACCTCCGGAGCAGTGAAATGA
- a CDS encoding ABC transporter substrate-binding protein codes for MKNTALKSLLLASSLLTSAGFAYGADVTLTIESWRNDDLQIWQEKIIPAFEAKNPGIKLVFSPTAPTEYNASLNAKLDAGSAGDIITCRPFDASLELFNKKQLADLTSLPGMENFTPVAKAAWSTDDGKSTFCVPMASVIHGFIYNKDAFDKLGIAVPKTQDEFYAALEKIKADGTYIPMAMGTKDLWEAATMGYQNIGPNYWKGEEGRMALIEGKKKLTDAEWVEPYKELAKWKPYLGDGFEAQTYSDSQNLFTLGRAAIYPAGSWEISLFNSQAQFKMGAFPPPVPKAGDTGYISDHPDIGVGLNAKSAHAEEAKKFLSWVASSEFADIYANSLPGFFSLNSNPVKMSDPLAQEFVSWRGPYKSTVRSTYQILSRGTPNLENETWVESANVINGTDTPEVAAEKLQKGLDGWYKPAK; via the coding sequence ATGAAAAACACTGCTCTGAAAAGCCTGCTGCTTGCCTCCAGTCTGCTCACGTCTGCCGGCTTTGCCTACGGTGCAGATGTCACGCTGACGATCGAAAGCTGGCGCAACGACGACCTGCAGATCTGGCAGGAAAAGATCATCCCGGCCTTCGAAGCCAAGAACCCGGGCATCAAGCTCGTATTCTCGCCGACCGCGCCGACGGAATACAACGCCTCGCTGAACGCCAAGCTCGACGCCGGCTCCGCAGGCGACATCATCACCTGCCGGCCGTTCGACGCCTCGCTCGAACTTTTTAACAAGAAGCAGCTTGCAGACCTAACAAGCCTGCCGGGCATGGAAAACTTCACGCCGGTTGCGAAGGCTGCCTGGTCGACCGACGACGGCAAGTCGACCTTCTGCGTTCCGATGGCGTCGGTCATTCACGGCTTCATCTACAACAAGGATGCATTCGACAAGCTCGGCATCGCCGTTCCGAAGACGCAGGACGAGTTCTACGCAGCTCTCGAAAAGATCAAGGCGGACGGCACTTACATTCCCATGGCGATGGGCACGAAGGACCTTTGGGAAGCCGCAACCATGGGCTACCAGAACATCGGCCCGAACTATTGGAAGGGCGAAGAGGGCCGCATGGCCCTGATCGAAGGCAAGAAGAAGCTGACGGATGCCGAATGGGTCGAGCCCTACAAGGAACTCGCCAAGTGGAAGCCCTATCTCGGCGACGGCTTCGAAGCGCAGACCTATTCCGACAGCCAGAACCTCTTCACGCTCGGCCGTGCGGCGATCTACCCGGCTGGCTCGTGGGAAATTTCGCTGTTCAATAGCCAGGCGCAGTTCAAGATGGGCGCATTCCCGCCGCCGGTTCCGAAGGCTGGCGACACAGGCTACATCTCTGACCATCCGGACATCGGTGTCGGCCTGAATGCGAAGAGTGCACATGCCGAGGAAGCCAAGAAATTCCTGAGCTGGGTCGCTTCCTCCGAATTCGCAGACATCTACGCGAACTCGCTGCCGGGCTTCTTCAGCCTGAACTCAAACCCGGTGAAGATGAGTGATCCGCTGGCTCAGGAATTCGTTTCCTGGCGCGGCCCGTACAAGTCGACCGTCCGCTCGACCTATCAAATCCTGTCGCGCGGCACGCCGAACCTGGAAAACGAAACCTGGGTCGAATCGGCCAACGTCATCAATGGCACCGATACGCCGGAAGTGGCTGCTGAAAAGCTTCAGAAGGGTCTCGACGGCTGGTACAAGCCGGCCAAGTAA
- a CDS encoding AGE family epimerase/isomerase: MAPAIGGTGLGNWSARAYHRNWLLTQASGLFDFFQHNSVNPKGGFYDLDDHGRPLDAEGQVRSIHIASRAVHCFSIGVLLGRPGAASVVDHGMDYLWNRHRDKKNGGYFWSLNNNGPVDSNKQGYGHAFVLLAASSAKTIGHPLADGMLADITEILNTKFWEPQHGAISEEFTADWQPLDGGAYRGQNSNMHLTEALMAAFEATGDKEYLAKAESIANLVILHAAGSVDWRVAEHFSADWALDKNYYHPNEMFRPAGTTPGHWLEWARLILQLWSLGGKRHAWMPDAAKALFAQSMALGWDDDKGGFFYTLDWDDKPAKRNKLWWPACEGAGAAHFLNEHLPSDFHEQSYRKIWNVIERAFIDHENGGWHEELTEDLVPSHSLFPGKGDIYHALQACLIPLFPATGSLTKGIIEAGGRI; encoded by the coding sequence ATGGCACCTGCAATCGGCGGCACCGGGCTCGGAAACTGGAGCGCCCGCGCCTATCACCGCAACTGGCTTCTGACCCAGGCAAGCGGCCTTTTCGATTTCTTCCAGCACAATTCTGTCAATCCCAAGGGCGGTTTTTACGATCTTGACGATCATGGCAGGCCGCTTGATGCCGAGGGACAGGTTCGCAGCATTCATATTGCGTCGCGCGCAGTCCACTGCTTCTCGATCGGCGTCCTTCTCGGCCGTCCGGGTGCCGCCAGCGTCGTCGATCATGGCATGGACTACCTCTGGAACCGCCATCGCGACAAGAAGAATGGCGGATATTTCTGGTCGCTGAACAACAATGGCCCCGTTGATTCCAACAAGCAGGGCTACGGCCACGCCTTCGTGCTGCTGGCTGCGTCCTCAGCGAAAACCATCGGCCATCCGCTGGCCGACGGAATGTTGGCCGACATCACGGAAATCCTGAACACCAAGTTCTGGGAGCCGCAGCATGGCGCCATCTCCGAAGAGTTCACCGCCGACTGGCAGCCGCTCGACGGCGGCGCCTATCGCGGCCAGAACTCCAACATGCACCTGACCGAGGCGCTGATGGCCGCCTTTGAGGCCACCGGCGACAAGGAGTATCTCGCCAAGGCCGAAAGCATCGCCAATCTTGTCATCCTCCACGCGGCCGGTTCCGTCGACTGGCGCGTCGCCGAGCATTTCAGCGCCGATTGGGCTCTCGACAAGAACTACTATCATCCGAACGAAATGTTCCGTCCCGCAGGCACCACTCCCGGCCACTGGCTGGAATGGGCCCGGCTCATCCTGCAGCTGTGGTCACTCGGCGGCAAGCGCCACGCCTGGATGCCGGACGCAGCGAAGGCCCTCTTCGCACAATCCATGGCCCTCGGCTGGGACGACGACAAGGGCGGATTCTTCTACACACTCGATTGGGACGACAAGCCCGCCAAGCGCAACAAGCTCTGGTGGCCCGCCTGCGAGGGCGCCGGCGCCGCCCACTTCCTCAACGAACACCTGCCGAGCGACTTCCACGAGCAAAGCTACCGCAAGATCTGGAATGTCATCGAACGCGCCTTTATCGACCATGAGAACGGCGGCTGGCACGAAGAACTGACGGAAGACCTCGTTCCGTCCCACAGCCTCTTCCCCGGCAAGGGCGATATCTACCACGCGCTACAGGCCTGCCTCATCCCGCTCTTCCCGGCGACCGGCAGCCTGACCAAGGGCATCATCGAGGCTGGCGGGAGGATTTGA
- the metH gene encoding methionine synthase: MFDNLFGPKGAKRDGSEVFAALRKAASERILVLDGAMGTQIQGLAYDEDQFRGDRFIGCACHQKGNNDLLILTQPDAIEEIHYKYAKAGADILETNTFSSTRIAQADYQMEGEVYALNKEGAEIVRRAAIRAEREDGRRRFVAGAIGPTNRTASISPDVNNPGFRAISFDELRIAYGEQIDGLIDGGADIILIETIFDTLNAKAAIFACEERFEAKGISLPVMISGTITDLSGRTLSGQTPSAFWNSVRHAKPFTIGLNCALGANAMRPHLQELAGVADTFVCAYPNAGLPNEFGQYDETPELMAAQIDSFAREGLVNIVGGCCGSTPEHIRAIAETVAKYKPRPIPEHRPFMSLSGLEPFELTKEIPFVNVGERTNVTGSARFRKLITNADYNAALDVARDQVENGAQVIDVNMDEGLIDSEKAMVEFLHLIAAEPDIARVPVMIDSSKFSIIESGLKCVQGKAIVNSISLKEGEENFLAQAKLLHRYGAAVVVMAFDEVGQADSYERKVNICTRAYKLLTEKAGFPPEDIIFDPNIFAVATGIEEHNNYGVDFIEATRTIRQRMPLVHISGGVSNLSFSFRGNEPVREAMHAVFLYHAIQAGMDMGIVNAGQLALYDQIDPQLREACEDVVLNRRPDGTERLIEVAERFRGAGTKEARVQDLSWREWTVEKRLEHALVNGITEYIEADTEEARQKAARPLHVIEGPLMAGMNVVGDLFGSGKMFLPQVVKSARVMKQAVAVLLPYMEEEKRLNGGDDRKTAGKILMATVKGDVHDIGKNIVGVVLACNNYEIIDLGVMVPATKILETAVAEKVDVIGLSGLITPSLDEMVHVAAEMEREGFDIPLLIGGATTSRVHTAVKIHPGYAKGQTVYVTDASRAVGVVSSLLSPDTRQGYIDDIRGEYAKVAAAHARSEAEKVRLPLSRARENAQQVDWAAYKPTRPQFIGTKVFEDYDLAEIAKYIDWTPFFQTWEMRGRFPAILEDEKQGEAARALWADAQAMLKKVIDERWFRPRAVIGFWPANSTGDDIRLFTDEARAGELATFYTLRQQLSKRDGRPNIALSDFVAPVSSGVGDYVGGFVVTAGIEEIAIAERFERANDDYSSILVKAIADRFAEAFAERMHERVRREYWGYAKDETLTNEQLITEEYAGIRPAPGYPAQPDHTEKATLFRLLDAEKATGVKLTESYAMWPGSSVSGLYIGHPDSYYFGVAKVERDQVEDYAARKGMEISEVERWLGPVLNYVPRKAAEEIDDAA; encoded by the coding sequence GTGTTCGACAATCTTTTCGGCCCCAAAGGGGCAAAACGCGACGGCAGCGAAGTCTTTGCAGCTTTGCGGAAAGCCGCGAGCGAGCGAATCCTCGTTCTTGACGGCGCCATGGGCACGCAGATCCAGGGGCTCGCCTACGATGAGGACCAGTTCCGAGGCGATCGCTTCATCGGTTGCGCCTGTCACCAGAAGGGCAATAACGATCTACTGATCTTGACGCAGCCAGATGCGATCGAGGAAATCCACTATAAATACGCCAAGGCTGGCGCGGATATTCTCGAAACCAATACCTTCTCCTCGACGCGCATCGCGCAGGCCGATTATCAGATGGAAGGCGAGGTCTACGCGCTTAATAAAGAAGGAGCCGAGATCGTGCGCCGCGCGGCGATCCGCGCCGAGCGCGAGGATGGCCGCCGCCGTTTCGTGGCGGGCGCCATCGGCCCGACAAACCGAACTGCCTCGATTTCGCCGGATGTGAACAATCCGGGTTTCCGTGCGATCAGCTTCGACGAGCTTCGCATTGCCTATGGCGAGCAGATCGATGGCCTCATAGACGGTGGCGCGGACATTATCCTCATCGAGACCATTTTTGATACGCTGAATGCCAAGGCAGCAATATTTGCCTGTGAGGAGCGGTTTGAAGCGAAGGGTATCAGCCTGCCGGTGATGATCTCGGGCACGATTACCGATCTTTCCGGCCGCACGCTGTCCGGACAGACGCCTTCGGCCTTCTGGAACTCGGTGCGCCACGCCAAACCGTTCACAATCGGCCTCAACTGCGCGCTCGGCGCCAATGCGATGCGTCCGCATCTGCAGGAGCTCGCGGGTGTTGCCGACACCTTCGTCTGCGCCTATCCGAATGCTGGGTTGCCGAACGAATTCGGCCAGTACGACGAGACGCCGGAGCTGATGGCGGCGCAGATCGACAGCTTCGCCCGTGAGGGCCTCGTCAATATCGTCGGCGGCTGCTGCGGCTCGACGCCGGAACATATCCGCGCGATTGCCGAGACGGTTGCAAAGTACAAGCCGCGGCCGATCCCCGAACACCGGCCTTTTATGTCTTTGTCGGGCCTCGAGCCTTTCGAACTGACCAAGGAAATTCCTTTCGTCAACGTCGGCGAGCGCACCAACGTTACCGGCTCGGCCCGCTTTCGCAAGCTGATCACCAACGCCGACTACAATGCAGCCTTGGACGTCGCCCGCGATCAGGTGGAAAACGGCGCGCAGGTGATCGACGTCAACATGGACGAGGGCCTGATCGACTCCGAAAAGGCGATGGTCGAGTTCCTGCACCTGATCGCTGCCGAACCGGATATTGCCCGGGTGCCGGTGATGATCGACTCGTCGAAGTTTTCGATCATCGAGTCGGGCCTTAAGTGCGTTCAGGGCAAGGCAATCGTCAATTCGATCTCGTTGAAGGAAGGCGAGGAGAATTTCCTCGCCCAGGCGAAGCTGCTGCACCGCTACGGTGCGGCCGTCGTCGTCATGGCTTTCGATGAGGTGGGACAGGCGGATTCTTACGAGCGCAAGGTGAATATCTGCACGCGCGCCTATAAGCTCCTGACCGAGAAGGCGGGTTTTCCGCCAGAGGACATCATCTTCGATCCGAACATCTTTGCCGTCGCCACCGGCATCGAGGAACACAACAATTACGGCGTCGATTTCATCGAGGCGACGCGCACGATCCGCCAGCGCATGCCGCTGGTGCATATTTCCGGCGGTGTTTCCAACCTGTCTTTCTCGTTCCGCGGCAACGAGCCGGTGCGCGAGGCAATGCATGCCGTGTTCCTCTACCACGCCATCCAGGCGGGTATGGACATGGGCATCGTCAATGCCGGTCAGCTTGCGCTTTACGACCAGATCGATCCGCAGCTGCGCGAAGCCTGCGAAGACGTCGTGCTTAACCGGCGCCCGGATGGTACCGAGCGCCTAATCGAAGTCGCCGAGCGTTTCCGTGGCGCGGGGACGAAGGAAGCCCGAGTTCAGGATCTTTCCTGGCGCGAGTGGACGGTCGAGAAGCGTCTTGAACACGCTCTGGTCAACGGCATCACAGAATATATCGAGGCCGATACCGAAGAGGCACGCCAGAAGGCGGCACGTCCGCTGCATGTCATCGAAGGCCCGCTGATGGCCGGCATGAACGTCGTCGGCGATCTGTTCGGTTCCGGCAAGATGTTCCTGCCGCAGGTCGTCAAGTCGGCGCGGGTGATGAAGCAGGCAGTCGCCGTGCTGCTGCCCTACATGGAAGAGGAAAAGCGCCTCAATGGCGGCGACGACAGGAAGACTGCCGGCAAGATCCTGATGGCGACGGTCAAGGGCGACGTGCATGATATCGGCAAAAACATCGTCGGCGTCGTGCTTGCCTGCAATAATTACGAGATCATCGACCTTGGCGTGATGGTGCCGGCGACAAAGATTCTGGAGACGGCGGTGGCCGAAAAAGTCGATGTCATCGGCCTTTCGGGCCTCATCACGCCGTCGCTCGACGAGATGGTGCATGTGGCAGCCGAGATGGAACGCGAGGGCTTCGATATCCCGCTCCTGATCGGCGGCGCGACAACGAGCCGCGTTCATACCGCGGTGAAGATCCATCCCGGCTATGCGAAGGGCCAGACGGTCTATGTGACGGATGCAAGCCGCGCCGTCGGCGTCGTCTCGTCCCTGCTGTCTCCGGATACGCGCCAAGGCTATATCGACGATATCCGCGGCGAATATGCCAAGGTTGCCGCTGCTCATGCGCGCAGCGAGGCCGAGAAGGTTCGTCTGCCGCTTTCCCGCGCCCGCGAGAATGCGCAGCAGGTGGATTGGGCTGCCTACAAACCGACCAGGCCACAGTTCATCGGCACCAAGGTGTTCGAGGACTATGATCTGGCGGAGATCGCCAAGTATATCGACTGGACGCCGTTCTTCCAGACTTGGGAAATGCGCGGACGCTTCCCAGCAATCCTCGAAGATGAGAAGCAGGGCGAGGCGGCGCGTGCCCTCTGGGCCGATGCGCAGGCGATGCTAAAGAAGGTGATCGACGAGAGGTGGTTCCGGCCGCGCGCCGTCATCGGCTTCTGGCCGGCGAACAGCACCGGCGATGATATCCGTCTCTTTACGGATGAGGCGCGCGCCGGAGAGCTTGCGACCTTCTATACGCTCCGCCAGCAGCTTTCCAAGCGCGATGGCCGCCCGAACATCGCGCTGTCGGATTTCGTCGCGCCGGTTTCGAGCGGCGTCGGGGACTATGTCGGCGGCTTCGTGGTGACCGCGGGCATCGAGGAAATTGCGATCGCGGAGCGGTTCGAGCGCGCCAACGACGACTACTCCTCGATCCTCGTCAAGGCGATCGCCGACCGCTTCGCCGAGGCCTTCGCCGAGCGCATGCACGAACGGGTCCGGCGAGAATATTGGGGCTATGCCAAGGACGAGACGCTGACCAACGAGCAACTCATCACCGAGGAATATGCCGGCATCCGCCCCGCGCCGGGCTATCCGGCGCAGCCCGACCACACGGAAAAGGCGACGCTCTTCCGCCTGCTTGACGCCGAAAAGGCAACAGGCGTGAAGCTCACGGAAAGCTACGCAATGTGGCCCGGCTCTTCGGTCTCCGGCCTTTATATCGGCCACCCCGACAGCTACTATTTTGGCGTCGCCAAGGTGGAGCGCGATCAGGTCGAGGACTATGCGGCTCGAAAGGGCATGGAGATTTCCGAAGTGGAACGCTGGCTCGGGCCGGTGCTCAACTACGTGCCCCGCAAGGCTGCCGAGGAGATCGACGACGCGGCGTAG